The following coding sequences lie in one Pseudomonas sp. B33.4 genomic window:
- a CDS encoding DUF4917 family protein, whose product MTDFLDVDATLEDWNALRATSDFNGLLVGNGASRAVWDDFGYDSLFENARTVEEKPLSPSELAVFDAMQTRSFEQVLGALKTTSRVNKALAVSSAAPRNRYYAIKEALINTVHAVHIPWRLVKPSTLATLNEELARYRTVFTTNYDLLNYWALQHHSEAIDDLFNGANASFDLSESATDKPRLLYLHGGLHLVRNQDGTARKLTSTEGTLLGSFAINNTIKTLDDVPLFVTEGPSADKLKTIRSSDYLSFCYEQLLGHGDSLCIFGHALGEQDAHIVRALRLAKPQVVAISIYPRSAAFVQHQKRHYAKVFEGTGVELRFFDAKTHALGSPKLSVPVEV is encoded by the coding sequence ATGACCGATTTTCTGGATGTCGACGCCACCCTCGAAGACTGGAACGCCTTGCGCGCCACCAGTGACTTCAACGGCCTGCTGGTGGGCAATGGCGCCAGTCGTGCGGTGTGGGATGACTTCGGCTATGACTCGCTGTTCGAAAACGCCCGAACCGTTGAAGAGAAACCGCTGAGCCCGTCGGAGCTGGCGGTGTTCGACGCCATGCAAACGCGCAGCTTCGAGCAGGTACTCGGCGCGCTGAAAACCACCAGCCGGGTCAACAAAGCGTTGGCCGTCAGCTCAGCGGCGCCGCGCAATCGCTACTACGCGATCAAGGAAGCGTTGATCAACACCGTGCACGCCGTGCACATTCCGTGGCGACTGGTGAAGCCTTCGACGCTGGCAACGCTGAATGAAGAACTGGCGCGTTATCGCACGGTGTTTACCACCAATTACGACCTGCTCAACTACTGGGCGCTGCAACATCACAGCGAGGCAATCGACGACCTGTTCAACGGCGCCAATGCAAGTTTCGATCTGAGCGAAAGTGCCACCGACAAACCGCGTTTGCTGTATCTGCACGGTGGTCTGCATCTGGTGCGCAATCAGGACGGCACCGCGCGCAAGCTGACCTCGACCGAAGGCACGCTGCTCGGCAGTTTCGCGATCAACAATACGATCAAGACGCTGGATGACGTGCCGCTGTTCGTCACCGAAGGGCCGAGTGCAGACAAGCTCAAGACCATTCGCAGCTCGGATTATCTGTCGTTCTGTTATGAGCAGTTGTTGGGGCATGGCGACAGCTTGTGCATCTTTGGTCACGCCTTGGGCGAGCAGGATGCGCACATTGTTCGGGCGCTGCGCCTGGCGAAACCGCAGGTGGTGGCGATCTCGATTTATCCGCGCAGTGCGGCGTTCGTACAGCATCAGAAGCGGCATTACGCGAAGGTGTTCGAAGGCACGGGGGTTGAGTTGCGCTTTTTTGATGCGAAGACGCATGCGCTGGGCAGTCCGAAATTGTCGGTGCCCGTCGAGGTTTGA
- the yiaY gene encoding L-threonine dehydrogenase gives MTSTFFIPAVNIMGNGCLDEAMVAIRNYGFRKALIVTDAGLAKAGVATMVAEKLAMQDIDSVIFDGAKPNPSIANVESGLGLLKESRCDFVVSLGGGSPHDCAKGIALCATNGGQIRDYEGIDQSSKPQLPLIAINTTAGTASEMTRFCIITDESRHVKMAIVDRNVTPLLSVNDPELMVAMPKGLTAATGMDALTHAIEAYVSTAANPITDACALKAMTLISNNLRLAVRDGSDLAARENMAYAQFLAGMAFNNASLGFVHAMAHQLGGFYDLPHGVCNAVLLPHVQTFNALVCADRLTDVAHAMGADIRGFSAEEGAQAAINAIRCLAKDIEIPVGLRELGARLSDIPLLASNALKDACGLTNPRAADQRQIEEIFRNAF, from the coding sequence ATGACCAGCACCTTTTTCATTCCGGCGGTAAACATCATGGGCAACGGTTGCCTCGACGAAGCCATGGTCGCGATCCGCAACTATGGTTTTCGCAAAGCGCTGATCGTCACCGACGCGGGACTGGCCAAGGCGGGCGTGGCGACGATGGTCGCCGAGAAGCTGGCGATGCAGGACATCGATTCGGTGATTTTCGACGGCGCCAAACCGAACCCGAGCATCGCCAATGTCGAGTCGGGTCTGGGGCTGCTCAAGGAAAGTCGCTGCGATTTCGTCGTGTCGCTGGGCGGCGGTTCGCCGCACGACTGCGCCAAAGGCATTGCCCTGTGCGCGACCAATGGCGGACAGATCCGTGATTACGAAGGCATCGATCAATCGAGCAAGCCGCAACTGCCGCTGATCGCCATCAACACCACCGCCGGCACCGCCAGCGAGATGACGCGGTTCTGCATCATCACCGACGAATCGCGCCACGTGAAAATGGCCATCGTCGACCGCAACGTCACGCCGCTGCTGTCGGTCAATGACCCGGAGCTGATGGTTGCTATGCCCAAAGGCCTGACCGCCGCCACCGGCATGGATGCGTTGACCCACGCCATCGAAGCCTATGTCTCGACGGCCGCCAACCCGATCACCGACGCTTGCGCGCTGAAAGCCATGACTCTGATCAGCAACAACCTGCGCCTGGCCGTACGCGACGGCAGCGACCTCGCCGCGCGGGAAAACATGGCGTACGCGCAGTTCCTTGCCGGCATGGCTTTCAACAATGCCTCGCTTGGTTTCGTGCATGCGATGGCGCATCAACTGGGTGGGTTCTACGACTTGCCCCATGGCGTGTGCAACGCGGTGCTGCTGCCCCACGTGCAGACGTTCAATGCGCTGGTCTGCGCCGATCGGCTGACCGATGTTGCTCACGCCATGGGCGCCGACATTCGCGGTTTCAGCGCGGAAGAGGGCGCGCAGGCGGCGATCAATGCGATCCGCTGCCTGGCCAAAGATATCGAGATTCCCGTTGGCCTGCGCGAATTGGGCGCCAGACTCAGTGACATTCCGCTGCTCGCCAGCAATGCGCTGAAAGACGCCTGCGGTCTGACCAATCCTCGGGCGGCGGATCAGCGCCAGATCGAGGAGATTTTTCGTAACGCGTTTTGA
- a CDS encoding MFS transporter codes for MNASVTLLITCSTVFLAQLGMSVYLPALPEIALYLGAEPALVSWGLSLYLIGMALPMLFWGSLAQRIGRKPVLLAALVIYGVANLALPSGSTLEAFLLLRLMQGVGASGISVMARVLIRDSFRGDLLAKALSWISISFVVALGIGQYAGSLIEVTLGWQAIFYLLGVTSLLMALIVARVTFPAMADEPASASSWSAYRQILLHRGFLLPALAGGLGYGVIIAFNTAAPLILQGPFAWSSADYGLLGWPISAAYFLGALAVNHFVLRTGQAWLMTVGAGLVLAGSSVMLLGSLTASSIALLFWLPYCVAVFGQSLNYPISLSRANDSAPIAGAYAMALSGFIHQLMAAIIGAMASLIASPQAWRLSLLCTLLAVGTMLCVRFTPKMR; via the coding sequence ATGAACGCCAGCGTCACCCTCCTGATCACCTGCAGCACGGTTTTTCTCGCCCAGTTGGGCATGAGTGTTTATTTGCCGGCATTACCGGAGATCGCCCTTTATCTGGGTGCGGAACCTGCGCTGGTGTCGTGGGGGTTGTCGCTGTACCTGATCGGCATGGCGCTGCCGATGTTGTTCTGGGGCAGTCTGGCCCAGCGCATCGGACGCAAACCGGTGCTATTGGCGGCGTTGGTTATTTACGGGGTGGCCAATCTGGCGTTGCCGTCGGGTTCGACGCTTGAAGCGTTTTTGCTGCTGCGACTGATGCAAGGCGTCGGTGCCAGCGGTATTTCGGTGATGGCGCGGGTGCTGATCCGCGACAGCTTTCGCGGCGATCTGCTGGCCAAGGCGTTGTCATGGATTTCGATTTCGTTCGTGGTGGCGCTGGGCATCGGCCAATATGCGGGCTCGCTCATCGAGGTGACACTGGGCTGGCAAGCGATTTTCTACTTGCTCGGTGTGACGAGCCTGTTGATGGCGCTGATTGTGGCGCGAGTCACTTTCCCAGCGATGGCTGACGAACCGGCCAGCGCCTCATCGTGGTCGGCTTATCGGCAAATTCTGTTGCACAGGGGGTTTCTGCTGCCGGCTCTGGCCGGTGGCTTGGGCTACGGAGTGATCATCGCATTCAACACTGCGGCGCCACTGATACTGCAGGGGCCATTCGCGTGGTCGTCGGCGGATTACGGACTGCTCGGCTGGCCCATCAGCGCTGCCTATTTTCTCGGCGCGCTGGCGGTCAATCACTTCGTGCTGCGCACCGGTCAGGCGTGGTTGATGACGGTCGGCGCAGGTTTGGTATTGGCCGGTAGCAGCGTGATGTTGCTGGGCAGTCTGACGGCCAGTTCCATCGCACTACTGTTTTGGCTGCCGTATTGCGTGGCCGTGTTCGGCCAATCGTTGAACTACCCGATCAGCCTGTCCCGTGCCAACGATAGTGCGCCGATTGCCGGTGCTTATGCGATGGCACTGAGTGGGTTCATTCATCAATTGATGGCGGCAATCATTGGTGCGATGGCCAGTCTGATCGCCAGCCCACAAGCCTGGCGCCTGTCGCTGCTGTGCACGTTGCTCGCTGTCGGCACGATGCTCTGCGTGCGGTTCACACCGAAAATGCGATGA
- a CDS encoding aminotransferase class I/II-fold pyridoxal phosphate-dependent enzyme, with product MNLPLHTPNLYSNFRKIIALADYDWDIAEQSKVAGLNVEVKSPNHLLDQYGREFHHFCTTSYLGLDHHPALLEGAITALRETGSLRVANSKNRCKLAILEQYESELSQLFDAVCLSTLSCSAASAGILPLLASGIFTEGRPPVMVFDRHAHYSMSHLKAACADETRVVTAPHNDMDFLERACQQYGRVAYVADGAYSMGGVANMEDLLYLKERYGMFLYLDDSHALSAVGQHGAGLVRPRMAALEEDCLIVASLAKSFGASGGLVMLGNGRQKTLIQRYGGPSNWSQSLNCAAIGAGRASIRLHRSAEFATLQSNLEANIRLFDSLISTEQCHSNMAIRLIKCGQAAVANRIASELAEQGFFTSAVFFPVVAQGKAAIRITLRADMPPALIRRFCEVITGLLRIHRGNVDD from the coding sequence GTGAATCTTCCGTTGCACACGCCCAATCTGTATTCCAATTTCCGCAAAATCATCGCCCTGGCCGACTATGATTGGGACATCGCCGAGCAGAGCAAAGTCGCCGGCCTCAATGTCGAAGTGAAGAGCCCCAACCACCTGCTTGATCAGTATGGACGTGAATTCCATCATTTCTGTACGACCTCATACCTTGGTCTCGACCATCACCCTGCATTGCTCGAAGGCGCCATCACCGCGTTACGCGAAACCGGCAGCCTGCGGGTTGCCAACTCGAAAAACCGCTGCAAACTGGCGATTCTCGAGCAATACGAGAGCGAATTGTCGCAACTGTTCGACGCCGTCTGCCTGAGCACCTTGTCTTGCAGCGCCGCCAGCGCTGGAATCCTGCCATTGCTGGCCAGCGGCATCTTCACCGAAGGCCGGCCACCGGTAATGGTGTTTGACCGTCACGCGCATTATTCGATGAGTCATTTGAAGGCCGCGTGTGCCGATGAAACCCGCGTGGTGACTGCGCCGCATAACGACATGGATTTCCTCGAGCGCGCATGCCAGCAATACGGCCGCGTGGCGTATGTCGCTGACGGCGCGTACAGCATGGGTGGCGTCGCCAACATGGAAGACCTGCTGTATTTGAAGGAGCGCTACGGGATGTTTCTTTATCTGGATGACTCCCACGCGTTGTCCGCTGTCGGTCAGCATGGCGCCGGCCTCGTTCGGCCACGGATGGCGGCACTGGAGGAGGACTGCCTGATCGTCGCGTCACTGGCCAAGTCGTTTGGCGCCAGCGGCGGGTTGGTGATGCTGGGCAACGGGCGACAAAAAACGCTGATTCAGCGCTACGGCGGGCCTAGCAACTGGTCGCAGAGTCTCAACTGCGCGGCGATCGGTGCCGGCAGAGCGTCGATCCGCCTGCATCGCAGCGCCGAGTTCGCCACGCTGCAAAGCAATCTTGAGGCTAATATCCGCCTCTTCGACAGCCTGATCAGCACCGAACAATGCCACAGCAACATGGCCATTCGGTTGATCAAATGCGGACAGGCTGCCGTGGCCAATCGTATTGCCAGTGAATTGGCCGAACAGGGATTTTTCACCAGCGCGGTATTTTTCCCGGTGGTCGCACAAGGCAAGGCAGCCATCCGTATAACCCTGCGTGCGGACATGCCGCCGGCGCTGATTCGGCGCTTCTGTGAAGTGATCACCGGGCTGTTGCGCATCCACCGTGGCAATGTCGACGACTGA
- a CDS encoding LysR substrate-binding domain-containing protein — translation MHQMNDLRRIDLNLLVILDALLSEQHVTRAAERLHLSQPAVSHALARLRDLLGDPLLVRAGSSLVPTARALELVAPLTEALAQVQSLLAPNTFDPASAHRTFRVAMSDYGAAIILPTLIRTLRREAPGIDLQISHASREGMLEGVLNGDIDVAAGVFPEMPHELRSSVLFEERYVCLLDRQTLPANGVLDLPSYLSRPHVLLEMRGSGTPEIERALTSLRERRRVAISLPHWNVAPQFISGTDLILTVSSRSVREIDQRELIVVPPPFEIAPFTFVLAWHKRRGGDQALNWLNRTIEQGIVRG, via the coding sequence ATGCATCAGATGAATGATCTGCGCCGCATCGACCTCAACCTGTTGGTGATCCTCGACGCCTTGCTCAGCGAGCAACACGTCACCCGCGCCGCCGAGCGTCTGCACCTCAGTCAACCGGCGGTCAGCCATGCACTGGCGCGGTTGCGCGACCTGCTCGGTGATCCGTTACTGGTGCGTGCCGGTTCAAGCCTTGTGCCCACCGCGCGAGCGCTGGAACTGGTCGCGCCGCTGACCGAAGCGCTGGCCCAGGTGCAATCGCTGCTGGCGCCGAACACCTTCGATCCGGCCAGTGCGCATCGGACCTTTCGCGTGGCGATGTCGGACTATGGCGCGGCGATCATTCTGCCTACGCTGATCCGCACTCTGCGCCGGGAGGCACCGGGCATCGACCTGCAAATCAGCCATGCCAGCCGCGAAGGCATGCTGGAAGGCGTGCTCAATGGCGATATCGACGTCGCTGCCGGCGTCTTCCCGGAAATGCCCCACGAACTGCGTAGTTCGGTGCTGTTTGAAGAGCGCTACGTCTGCCTGCTGGATCGCCAGACGCTGCCGGCCAACGGTGTGCTGGATTTGCCGAGCTACCTGTCGCGGCCGCACGTACTGCTGGAAATGCGCGGCAGCGGCACACCAGAAATCGAGCGCGCATTGACGTCTCTGCGTGAACGTCGCCGCGTCGCGATCAGCCTGCCGCACTGGAACGTCGCGCCGCAGTTCATCAGTGGCACGGATCTGATTCTTACGGTGTCTTCACGCAGCGTGCGTGAGATTGATCAGCGTGAACTGATCGTGGTGCCGCCGCCGTTCGAGATTGCGCCGTTTACGTTTGTGCTGGCGTGGCATAAGCGCAGGGGTGGGGATCAGGCGTTGAACTGGTTGAATCGAACGATTGAGCAAGGGATAGTGCGCGGCTGA